Genomic DNA from Methanotorris formicicus Mc-S-70:
TGCATGTGCGGTTAAAGGAGAAATTACCGACCCAAGAGATTTATAAAACCTTATTTTAATATTTATTTAATTTTTTTATTTTGGTGATACTATGAAAAAAATAATTGAAAGTAAAGGATTAACTCCAATGTTGAGGGAATTTAGGGACATAATTAAAAATAACAACTGTAAAAAGGTTGTTTTTGTTGGTTCAAGAGGCGTTTGTTTGCCTTTTGTTGAGTTGTGTGCTTATACGGTAAGGGATTTAGAGGAACTTTATTTTATTCCAGATGTTGATTTGGAAAATGCAAAAAAGTTAATTTTGAAAGATGTTGGTATGCAGTGCGGAGAAACTGCAAGATTTGATGATGTTGATGCAGTGGTTTTATTTGGTGGATTGGCAATGCCAAAAATAGGGGTGGATGTTGAAGAAGTTAAAGATTTATTAGATAGATTAAATCCAAAACTTGTTGTAGGAG
This window encodes:
- a CDS encoding DUF2124 domain-containing protein is translated as MKKIIESKGLTPMLREFRDIIKNNNCKKVVFVGSRGVCLPFVELCAYTVRDLEELYFIPDVDLENAKKLILKDVGMQCGETARFDDVDAVVLFGGLAMPKIGVDVEEVKDLLDRLNPKLVVGVCFMSVFQKSGWIEEIEFDYLIDGSIKVEVFKR